DNA sequence from the Methanofastidiosum sp. genome:
GTTGAAGAAGGGAGTGACAATATTATAATAATTCCTGGTAAATTATCCGGGGCCAAAATTGAAACATACAAAGATCATCGTATGGCAATGTCATTTGCAGTCGCCGGTCTTTTTATTGAAGGCCTAAAAATCATTGACCCTGATTGTGTTTCAAAATCATACCCAAACTTTTGGGAGGATTTTTCAAAAATATGTGGAGGCATTAATTGAACATAATCCTCTTTGGATTAAGATGTGTCGGCAAGACTACTGTTGGTCGTGAATTGTCGGATATAACAGATAGAGTATTTTTTGATACTGATTCTATAATCGAAAAAAGAGAGTCAAAAAGTATTCCAGAGACCATTAATGAAAAAAGTTGGGATTATTTCAGAACAAGAGAGCAAGAAGTTATCAAAGATGTCTCAAAAGAAAATAACGCCGTTATATCCTTGGGAGGAGGAGCCTTTATGGACAAAAAAAATGTCGATTTGCTGAAGGACTCTCTCTTTATTTTACTAAAGGCAGATATTCAAACAATGAGAGATAGGATGGATAGAGATACGCCAAGACCTTCGCTTACAAA
Encoded proteins:
- a CDS encoding shikimate kinase; protein product: MNIILFGLRCVGKTTVGRELSDITDRVFFDTDSIIEKRESKSIPETINEKSWDYFRTREQEVIKDVSKENNAVISLGGGAFMDKKNVDLLKDSLFILLKADIQTMRDRMDRDTPRPSLT